A stretch of the Bordetella genomosp. 8 genome encodes the following:
- a CDS encoding DUF2069 domain-containing protein yields MDIELNRNLRLACVLALVALALLCVVWETVAAPVRPGGSWLVLKAVPLLLPLRGVARGNVYTYQWASMLILLYVMEGAVRVMSDTTTLSAMLAGAELALSLAFFICAVLYVRPAKQAARRRGSPAS; encoded by the coding sequence ATGGATATCGAACTCAACCGTAACCTCCGGCTTGCCTGCGTCCTTGCCCTGGTCGCGCTGGCGCTGTTGTGCGTCGTGTGGGAAACCGTGGCGGCGCCGGTGCGGCCGGGCGGTTCCTGGCTGGTCCTGAAAGCCGTGCCCCTGCTGCTACCCTTGCGTGGTGTCGCCCGGGGCAACGTGTATACCTATCAGTGGGCATCCATGCTGATACTGTTGTACGTCATGGAAGGCGCGGTGCGGGTGATGTCCGACACCACCACGCTCTCGGCCATGCTGGCTGGCGCGGAACTTGCACTGTCGCTGGCATTCTTCATCTGCGCCGTGCTGTATGTGCGGCCCGCCAAGCAGGCGGCCCGCCGGCGTGGATCCCCGGCCTCCTGA
- a CDS encoding protein adenylyltransferase SelO, which yields MTLEELPMSNSFAALPAAFYTRLKPQGLNAPRLVHANENAAALIGLAPEALRTQAFLDVFSGRAPLPGGDTLAAVYSGHQFGVWAGQLGDGRAHLLGEVDGPHGSWELQLKGAGMTPYSRMGDGRAVLRSSVREYLASEAMHGLGIPTTRALALVASDDPVYRETVETAAIVTRMSPSFVRFGSFEHWASRRQPEMLQTLADYVIDRFYPECRRPVAGESAAANAPLVRLLDAVMVRTARLMAQWQCVGFAHGVMNTDNMSILGLTLDYGPYGFMDGFRLDHVCNHSDSEGRYAWNRQPSVGLWNLYRLAGSFNSVVQDADALKAVLDRYEAVFSRAFHDGMAAKLGLERWLPDDEPLLDDLLRLMHEQRADFTLAFRRLSTAVRGDVQPFKDLFIDREAAGAWLQRLWRHHERAPREANLRAEAMDRVNPLYVLRNHLAELAIRAAAQGDASVIDELMQVLRDPFTERPEFVRYAGLPPDWANDLEVSCSS from the coding sequence ATGACGCTGGAGGAGTTGCCGATGAGCAACTCTTTCGCCGCGCTGCCGGCGGCTTTTTACACCCGGCTCAAGCCCCAAGGGCTGAATGCGCCCCGGCTGGTCCATGCCAACGAGAACGCCGCCGCCCTGATCGGGCTGGCGCCGGAAGCCTTGCGCACCCAGGCCTTCCTGGACGTGTTCTCTGGTCGGGCGCCGCTCCCGGGTGGGGACACGCTGGCGGCGGTCTACAGTGGCCACCAGTTCGGCGTCTGGGCGGGCCAGTTGGGCGACGGCCGCGCGCATCTGCTGGGCGAGGTCGATGGTCCACATGGCTCGTGGGAGCTGCAGCTGAAAGGCGCCGGCATGACCCCGTATTCCCGCATGGGCGACGGCCGCGCCGTCCTGCGTTCGTCAGTGCGCGAGTACCTGGCCAGCGAGGCCATGCATGGCCTGGGGATACCGACCACCCGCGCCCTGGCGCTCGTCGCCTCCGATGACCCGGTATATCGGGAAACCGTGGAAACGGCGGCGATCGTGACCCGCATGTCGCCCAGTTTCGTCCGCTTCGGCTCTTTCGAGCATTGGGCGTCGCGCCGCCAGCCCGAGATGCTGCAGACACTGGCCGATTATGTAATCGACCGGTTCTACCCCGAATGCCGGCGGCCGGTGGCAGGCGAAAGCGCGGCCGCCAATGCGCCACTGGTACGCCTGCTGGACGCCGTCATGGTGCGCACCGCCAGGTTGATGGCGCAATGGCAATGCGTAGGCTTTGCCCACGGCGTCATGAACACCGACAACATGTCCATCCTCGGGCTGACCCTGGATTACGGTCCTTATGGCTTCATGGACGGGTTCCGCCTGGACCACGTCTGCAACCATTCGGACTCGGAAGGGCGGTACGCATGGAATCGCCAGCCTTCGGTGGGGCTGTGGAATCTCTATCGCCTGGCGGGCAGCTTCAACAGCGTGGTGCAGGATGCGGACGCCCTGAAGGCGGTGCTGGACCGCTACGAAGCCGTGTTCAGCCGCGCCTTCCACGACGGCATGGCGGCCAAGCTCGGCCTGGAGCGCTGGCTTCCGGACGACGAGCCGCTGCTGGATGACCTGCTGCGGCTGATGCACGAACAGCGTGCCGATTTCACGCTGGCGTTTCGCCGCCTGTCCACCGCGGTACGCGGCGATGTCCAGCCTTTCAAGGATTTGTTCATCGATCGCGAGGCCGCCGGCGCCTGGCTGCAGCGCCTGTGGCGCCACCACGAGCGCGCGCCGCGCGAGGCGAACCTGCGCGCCGAGGCGATGGATCGGGTCAATCCCCTGTACGTGCTGCGCAACCACTTGGCGGAATTGGCCATACGCGCCGCCGCGCAAGGCGACGCCAGCGTTATCGACGAACTGATGCAGGTGCTGCGCGACCCGTTTACCGAACGGCCGGAGTTCGTCCGGTACGCGGGCCTGCCCCCGGATTGGGCAAACGACCTGGAAGTCAGCTGCTCATCCTGA
- a CDS encoding response regulator transcription factor, which produces MQTQAADGVLCIGLLEDDADFREELKLGLGGYGFRVNFACASAADFYRHMESQPCDVVILDANVQGAEDGFSVATRLRALHAVGIVMLTGRGALEDRVRGLEGGADIYITKPVDLLELSSVIRSLARRMRLSRSSAPQPVAERGNQNWSLQDGGWILVSPDGGSLHLSAQERVFLNALIEASGNVVSRQALSELFSPANPSEFELRRIDVLVSRLRAKAQSSGMKLPVLSVRGQGYVFAA; this is translated from the coding sequence GTGCAAACGCAAGCAGCAGACGGCGTGTTATGTATCGGTCTGTTAGAGGATGATGCGGACTTTCGGGAAGAGCTGAAGCTGGGGCTGGGTGGGTACGGCTTTCGCGTGAACTTCGCCTGCGCCAGCGCGGCCGATTTCTATCGCCATATGGAAAGCCAGCCTTGCGACGTCGTTATCCTCGACGCCAATGTGCAGGGTGCGGAGGATGGCTTCTCGGTCGCGACGCGGCTGCGCGCGCTGCACGCCGTCGGCATCGTCATGCTGACCGGGCGCGGCGCGCTGGAAGACCGCGTGCGTGGACTGGAAGGCGGCGCAGACATCTACATCACCAAGCCGGTCGATCTCCTGGAACTGAGTTCCGTCATTCGCAGCCTGGCGCGCCGGATGCGCTTGTCGCGCAGTTCCGCGCCGCAGCCGGTGGCGGAACGCGGCAACCAGAACTGGAGCCTGCAGGACGGTGGTTGGATCCTGGTGTCGCCGGACGGTGGCAGCCTGCACTTGAGCGCCCAGGAGCGCGTTTTCCTGAATGCATTGATCGAAGCCAGCGGCAACGTCGTGAGCCGCCAGGCGCTGTCGGAGCTGTTCAGCCCGGCGAACCCCAGCGAATTCGAATTGCGCCGCATCGATGTGCTGGTCAGCCGCCTGCGCGCCAAGGCGCAGTCCAGCGGCATGAAGCTGCCGGTGCTGTCCGTACGCGGGCAGGGCTACGTGTTCGCGGCCTGA